One region of Dehalococcoidia bacterium genomic DNA includes:
- a CDS encoding 2-oxoacid:acceptor oxidoreductase family protein gives MEKGTTIEIRWHGRGGQGAVTSAELTALAAMREGKYAQAFPSFGPERRGAPVLAFNRISQDTPIRIRSGVVKPDIVIVLDPGLVTLINVVDGLKPGGALIVNSTRSVDDLKQEFSGDWKLAVVNASAIARELLGVNIVNTTMLGALIRATGIINMESLTEPLAEKFGARSKSNFEACNRAFKETAQDKITTTGPKKQKSFQAEKLPRWNELLVGCAVTDVGNTKRFCTGDWKSEHPEWNDAVCIQCGICSIYCPEACISEQSDGYFRSNPFFCKGCGICAQECWTKAIKMVEGS, from the coding sequence ATGGAAAAGGGTACAACTATCGAAATTCGCTGGCATGGCCGCGGCGGCCAGGGAGCGGTCACATCCGCTGAACTGACGGCGCTGGCCGCAATGCGCGAGGGAAAATATGCCCAGGCCTTTCCCAGCTTCGGTCCTGAGAGGCGTGGGGCGCCCGTGCTGGCCTTTAACCGCATCAGCCAGGACACTCCCATTCGCATCCGTTCCGGTGTGGTGAAGCCGGATATCGTGATCGTGCTCGATCCCGGGCTGGTAACCCTCATAAATGTGGTGGACGGATTGAAACCGGGCGGGGCGCTGATCGTAAACAGCACACGCAGCGTGGACGACCTCAAGCAGGAGTTCAGCGGTGACTGGAAGCTGGCGGTGGTAAACGCATCAGCCATTGCCAGGGAACTGCTGGGAGTGAATATAGTCAATACCACCATGCTGGGCGCCCTCATCAGGGCTACCGGCATCATTAACATGGAATCGTTGACTGAGCCGCTGGCCGAGAAGTTCGGCGCGCGCTCCAAGTCCAACTTTGAAGCCTGCAATCGTGCTTTCAAAGAGACGGCACAGGATAAGATAACGACCACCGGTCCTAAAAAGCAAAAAAGCTTCCAGGCCGAGAAATTGCCCAGATGGAACGAACTGCTGGTGGGATGCGCTGTCACAGATGTGGGAAACACCAAGCGATTCTGCACCGGAGATTGGAAATCGGAGCATCCCGAGTGGAATGATGCCGTCTGCATCCAATGCGGCATATGTTCGATTTATTGCCCCGAGGCCTGTATCAGCGAGCAGAGCGACGGCTATTTCCGCTCCAATCCCTTTTTCTGCAAGGGCTGCGGCATCTGCGCACAGGAATGCTGGACGAAGGCGATTAAAATGGTTGAGGGATCATAA
- a CDS encoding DUF1646 family protein, whose translation MNANFFTAQVPEQPVVAITIGLSLIILAVLMLPFVVKKVEENLELFFLIMGICAVSISGLWSMELVIEAIEAPVMISKVPIGIFQVVLVFGLLIHFFNKSFCGGVLSIASRLGWRWFAFLMILVCGLLSSVVSIIVTAVLLSEIIAAIPLEKKEKVKFAVVACFAMGLGAVLTPVGEPLSTILVSKLSGPPYYADFLFCLQTFGVYVIPGVVAISLFGAFYVGRHMDVRNLKQKTEYSETLKTVILRAVRVYFFVAALILLGEGMKPIIVWYVVHVPAAALYWINMISAVLDNATLTAVEIGPTMALSQITAITMGLLVAGGMLIPGNIPNIVAAGRLKISMKGWAIIGIPIGLVIMVIYFLILLPQFFNLAGA comes from the coding sequence ATGAACGCCAACTTTTTTACTGCCCAGGTGCCGGAGCAGCCGGTGGTAGCCATAACCATTGGCCTGTCCCTGATAATCCTGGCCGTTCTGATGCTGCCCTTTGTAGTGAAAAAAGTTGAAGAAAACCTCGAGCTTTTCTTCCTGATAATGGGCATTTGCGCGGTATCCATCTCCGGTCTGTGGAGCATGGAGCTGGTCATCGAGGCGATCGAGGCCCCGGTGATGATCAGCAAGGTGCCCATCGGCATCTTTCAGGTTGTGCTGGTGTTTGGGCTGCTGATCCATTTCTTCAATAAGTCGTTCTGCGGGGGAGTTCTGTCCATTGCCTCAAGGCTGGGATGGAGATGGTTCGCTTTCCTCATGATACTGGTCTGCGGACTCCTGAGCAGCGTGGTCTCCATAATAGTTACCGCCGTGTTGCTCTCGGAGATTATCGCGGCCATACCGCTGGAGAAGAAGGAGAAAGTCAAATTTGCTGTGGTTGCATGCTTCGCCATGGGGCTGGGCGCAGTCCTTACACCCGTGGGTGAGCCTCTCTCCACCATACTGGTCTCGAAACTGTCGGGACCCCCTTATTATGCCGATTTTCTCTTTTGCCTGCAGACATTCGGCGTTTACGTTATACCCGGTGTTGTCGCCATATCATTGTTCGGGGCTTTCTATGTCGGCCGGCACATGGATGTCCGCAACCTGAAACAGAAGACGGAATACTCCGAGACGCTCAAGACCGTTATCCTACGCGCCGTCAGGGTATATTTCTTTGTGGCCGCGTTGATACTGCTGGGCGAGGGTATGAAGCCAATCATCGTCTGGTATGTGGTGCACGTGCCCGCAGCCGCCCTTTACTGGATTAACATGATTTCGGCTGTGCTGGATAACGCAACCCTGACAGCCGTGGAGATCGGCCCCACCATGGCCCTGTCGCAGATCACGGCCATCACAATGGGTCTGCTGGTTGCGGGCGGCATGCTGATACCCGGCAATATACCCAATATCGTGGCCGCCGGCCGACTTAAAATAAGTATGAAAGGATGGGCCATCATCGGCATTCCTATCGGACTGGTCATCATGGTCATCTACTTTCTTATACTGCTGCCTCAGTTTTTCAACCTGGCCGGCGCTTGA
- a CDS encoding universal stress protein, with the protein MYKKIMVPLDGSHIAECVIPHIEAIARKSSAKVELVTVIEPLEIPTRGQIAISDDEIKKIDSEGKKEANKYLDQVSARLTKAGVKSDTVILSGRAADRLTRYAVNNDIDLIIMATHGRSGISRMFWGSVAEKILRATEIPVLLIKTVTCEIDS; encoded by the coding sequence ATGTACAAGAAAATAATGGTACCGCTGGACGGATCACACATCGCTGAATGCGTTATACCTCATATTGAAGCGATTGCCAGGAAATCATCCGCTAAAGTGGAATTGGTCACTGTAATTGAGCCTCTGGAGATCCCCACCAGGGGACAGATTGCGATAAGCGATGATGAAATCAAGAAAATCGATTCCGAAGGTAAAAAGGAAGCTAATAAATATCTTGACCAGGTATCCGCCCGGCTTACCAAGGCGGGCGTCAAGTCCGATACCGTGATATTGAGCGGCAGGGCGGCTGACAGGCTTACCAGGTACGCTGTAAACAATGATATAGACCTGATCATCATGGCCACACATGGGCGCTCCGGGATATCGAGGATGTTCTGGGGTAGTGTGGCTGAAAAAATTCTGCGCGCCACGGAAATACCCGTACTGCTGATAAAAACCGTGACTTGTGAGATAGACTCCTGA
- a CDS encoding patatin-like phospholipase family protein, producing MGSNLKVGLALGSGAALGLAHIGVIKALREADIPIDMIAGTSMGALVGACYAADGQIGDVEELALSTNLRKITHLLDPKFTFIRVGFLSGNRVENFLKHIIGDRDISDCRIPFAAVAADIQSARQVILTRGSLLKAVRASISIPVVFVPVNYGGRFLVDGGTLNPVPADVVKSMGATFIIAVNVLNNPRERIHLGLTGNKQSTRAPSIMNTMLQSFYLMEYEMVRASILKADIMIEPDVRNIEVYEFHRGQEAITAGYEAARAVIPEINRMLNSEAPA from the coding sequence ATGGGGTCTAATTTGAAGGTAGGGCTGGCGCTGGGTAGCGGCGCGGCGTTGGGACTGGCGCATATAGGTGTTATCAAGGCTCTGCGCGAGGCCGATATCCCCATCGATATGATCGCAGGGACCAGCATGGGCGCGCTGGTCGGCGCCTGCTATGCAGCAGACGGACAAATAGGGGACGTTGAGGAGCTGGCCCTCTCCACCAACCTGCGCAAGATCACACATCTGCTGGACCCCAAGTTCACCTTCATTCGCGTGGGCTTCCTTTCCGGCAACAGGGTCGAGAACTTTCTGAAACACATCATCGGGGACCGCGACATCAGCGATTGCAGGATCCCATTCGCTGCCGTCGCCGCCGATATTCAGTCGGCCAGGCAGGTCATACTTACCCGGGGTTCGTTGCTCAAAGCTGTGCGCGCCAGCATCTCCATTCCCGTGGTTTTCGTGCCGGTGAACTACGGCGGGCGCTTTTTGGTGGATGGCGGTACGCTAAATCCCGTGCCGGCGGACGTGGTCAAATCTATGGGCGCCACTTTCATCATAGCGGTAAACGTCCTGAATAATCCCAGGGAACGCATCCACCTGGGATTGACCGGCAACAAGCAATCGACCAGGGCGCCGAGCATCATGAATACAATGCTACAATCCTTCTATCTCATGGAATACGAGATGGTGCGAGCCAGCATATTGAAGGCCGATATCATGATAGAGCCCGACGTCAGAAATATCGAGGTCTACGAGTTCCACCGCGGCCAGGAGGCCATAACGGCGGGATATGAAGCAGCCAGGGCCGTCATACCCGAGATCAACAGGATGCTCAACAGCGAAGCGCCTGCTTAG
- the dprA gene encoding DNA-processing protein DprA translates to MPEYSETKYWIGFTRVPGIGRVRIALLRSHFGTLEKAWAAPGPELLKAGLDAVAADNLVASRPSIDLDKDLALIDKYRIKVITFESPDYPALLKETHDYPAVLYVRGSLNAADANSVAVVGTRKATSYGRQVTEDIVGNLALNGITIISGLARGIDTIAHRAALESNGRTIAVFACGLDIVYPPENLKLAKDILENGALISEHPLGTKPKPENFPRRNRILSGLSLGVLVVESGEKGGALITAGFAVDQNREVFAVPGSILSGMSRGPNRLIQDGAKLVRGHLDILEELRLPVVSRQIEINDALTPGGNESIIIKYISDEPAHVDEICRASGLDTPTVVSCLAIMEMNGLVRPTGGMTYALNSRLKY, encoded by the coding sequence ATGCCTGAATACAGCGAAACCAAATACTGGATCGGATTCACCAGGGTGCCCGGCATCGGCAGGGTGAGGATCGCCCTGCTCAGGAGCCATTTCGGGACCCTCGAGAAGGCCTGGGCTGCGCCCGGACCTGAGCTGCTTAAAGCCGGGCTTGACGCCGTCGCTGCGGACAACCTTGTTGCCAGCCGACCCAGCATAGACCTGGATAAGGACCTGGCGCTTATCGATAAGTACCGCATTAAAGTCATCACTTTTGAATCGCCGGATTACCCGGCGCTGCTCAAGGAAACGCACGACTATCCGGCTGTATTATACGTTCGTGGCTCTCTGAATGCCGCGGACGCTAACAGCGTTGCCGTGGTGGGCACGAGAAAGGCTACGTCCTACGGCAGGCAGGTAACCGAGGATATCGTGGGCAACCTCGCTCTCAACGGCATAACCATCATCAGTGGCCTGGCCAGGGGCATAGACACTATCGCGCACAGGGCGGCGCTGGAATCGAACGGACGGACCATCGCGGTGTTCGCCTGCGGCCTGGATATCGTCTACCCGCCGGAAAACCTCAAACTGGCAAAAGATATACTTGAGAACGGTGCGCTGATCAGCGAACATCCTCTGGGAACGAAGCCCAAGCCGGAAAATTTCCCACGGCGCAACAGGATACTGAGCGGCCTGAGCCTCGGTGTTCTGGTGGTGGAATCCGGCGAAAAGGGCGGGGCGCTGATAACAGCCGGATTTGCGGTCGATCAAAACAGGGAGGTCTTCGCCGTGCCGGGCAGCATACTATCCGGCATGAGCCGCGGCCCCAACAGGCTGATCCAGGATGGCGCCAAGCTGGTCAGGGGCCACCTCGATATATTGGAAGAGCTGCGCCTCCCGGTTGTTTCCCGCCAGATAGAAATCAATGACGCCCTTACCCCCGGCGGGAACGAATCGATTATAATAAAATACATTTCCGACGAGCCGGCCCACGTCGACGAGATATGCCGGGCCAGCGGACTGGATACACCTACGGTTGTAAGCTGCCTGGCCATCATGGAGATGAACGGCCTGGTCAGGCCAACAGGCGGTATGACCTATGCTTTGAACAGCAGGTTGAAGTACTAA
- the topA gene encoding type I DNA topoisomerase encodes MTVKLVIVESPAKARTLGKILGKSYVIRASMGHVRDLPSDRLGISIDGDFEPEYKNIPERKSVLKEIRELANSASSVYLATDPDREGEAISWHLIKAANLQKDNIPLRRVTFHEITQEAVEEAFKNPRPIDMKMVDAQQARRILDRLVGYKLSPLLWKKVLKGLSAGRVQSVAVRLIVDREKEILQFVPVEYWTIEAELVQRTKKGVNFRASLVGLSGNGKLDIPDTDHCESVILNLRRSEYSVKSVQKKEVARQSAPPFITSTMQQEAWRKLHYTAKKTMVIAQQLYEGLPIGEEGDTGLITYMRTDSTQMAASAVEEIRSYIAANFSKQHLPAAPRQFTKKVKMAQEAHEAIRPTRAQREPAAIKKFLNKDQFQLYELIWKRAVASQMSAALFDTLTVDIEAECAKIKTIYLLRTRASSLRFPGFMALYIEGRDEEKDEFDDFKSAAIPQLKEGEPLNLIDLFPEQFFTQPPPRYTEATLIKALEQKGIGRPSTYAPIISTILDREYVYKDAGKLRPEEIGVIVNDLLVSNFPNIIDFNFTARMETDLDEIAKGTMNRQSVIKSFYTPFETDLARAQEKLQKVVIKSEEKCPECGKDMVLKSSRFGKFWACSDFPNCTGKKNVAVNRGPAPEPSDEKCPNCGEAMVIRTGRYGKFLACSKYPECKTTKKIFGQGKTYHARKKKA; translated from the coding sequence ATGACTGTAAAACTTGTAATAGTTGAATCACCGGCCAAGGCCAGAACACTGGGCAAAATACTGGGCAAGAGCTATGTTATACGGGCGTCTATGGGACATGTCCGGGACCTCCCGTCCGACAGGCTGGGAATATCAATAGACGGCGACTTCGAGCCCGAGTACAAGAATATCCCCGAAAGAAAGTCGGTGCTCAAGGAGATCAGGGAGCTGGCCAATAGCGCTTCGTCCGTATATCTGGCTACAGACCCGGACCGTGAGGGGGAAGCCATATCGTGGCACCTGATTAAAGCCGCCAACCTTCAGAAGGATAATATACCCCTCAGGCGCGTGACCTTCCATGAGATCACACAGGAAGCTGTCGAGGAGGCTTTTAAAAATCCGCGTCCCATCGATATGAAGATGGTCGACGCTCAGCAGGCCAGGCGCATTCTCGACCGTCTGGTCGGATACAAGCTGAGCCCGCTGCTCTGGAAGAAAGTCCTCAAGGGGCTTTCGGCCGGACGCGTGCAATCCGTCGCAGTCAGGCTGATCGTAGACCGCGAAAAAGAGATACTGCAATTTGTCCCGGTCGAGTACTGGACGATTGAAGCCGAGCTTGTGCAGCGGACAAAAAAGGGCGTAAATTTCAGGGCTTCACTGGTCGGACTTTCAGGCAATGGAAAACTGGATATACCCGATACCGACCACTGCGAAAGCGTCATATTGAATCTGCGCCGGTCCGAGTACTCGGTTAAGTCAGTACAGAAGAAGGAGGTCGCGCGCCAATCCGCACCGCCTTTTATTACCAGCACCATGCAACAGGAGGCCTGGCGTAAGCTGCACTATACAGCAAAAAAGACCATGGTCATCGCCCAGCAGCTTTACGAGGGATTGCCCATCGGCGAGGAAGGCGATACCGGCCTGATAACCTATATGAGGACCGACTCAACCCAAATGGCGGCTTCCGCCGTTGAGGAAATACGTTCCTACATTGCGGCCAATTTCTCCAAACAGCACCTGCCCGCGGCACCCAGGCAGTTCACCAAGAAAGTTAAAATGGCGCAGGAAGCGCACGAAGCCATACGTCCGACCAGGGCACAACGCGAGCCGGCGGCAATCAAGAAATTCCTCAATAAGGACCAGTTCCAACTTTACGAATTGATCTGGAAAAGGGCCGTAGCCAGCCAGATGTCCGCAGCGCTTTTCGATACATTGACCGTCGACATCGAAGCTGAATGCGCCAAAATCAAGACGATATATCTTCTGCGCACCAGAGCTTCCTCTCTGCGTTTTCCTGGTTTCATGGCGCTGTACATTGAAGGCCGTGATGAGGAGAAGGATGAGTTCGACGACTTCAAGTCCGCTGCCATCCCGCAGTTGAAGGAAGGAGAACCACTCAACCTGATCGACCTATTCCCCGAGCAGTTCTTCACCCAGCCACCCCCGCGCTATACCGAGGCTACGCTGATCAAAGCGCTGGAACAGAAGGGCATAGGCAGGCCCAGCACATACGCTCCGATTATCTCCACCATCCTGGACAGAGAATATGTATACAAGGACGCTGGTAAACTGCGGCCTGAGGAGATCGGCGTTATTGTCAACGACCTGCTGGTTAGCAATTTCCCCAACATCATCGATTTCAATTTTACGGCCAGGATGGAGACGGACCTGGACGAGATCGCCAAGGGCACAATGAACCGCCAATCTGTGATAAAGTCGTTTTATACCCCCTTCGAGACAGATCTGGCCAGGGCGCAGGAGAAACTGCAGAAGGTGGTGATCAAGTCGGAGGAAAAGTGCCCCGAATGCGGCAAGGACATGGTCCTGAAATCGAGCCGCTTCGGCAAATTCTGGGCCTGCTCGGATTTCCCCAACTGCACGGGCAAGAAAAACGTGGCGGTCAACCGCGGCCCTGCTCCCGAGCCGTCGGACGAGAAATGTCCCAACTGCGGCGAGGCTATGGTCATACGCACCGGACGCTACGGCAAATTCCTGGCCTGCAGCAAATACCCTGAGTGTAAGACGACCAAAAAGATCTTCGGCCAGGGAAAAACCTATCATGCCCGTAAAAAGAAGGCCTGA
- a CDS encoding Xaa-Pro peptidase family protein — MNRLSSLRDTFATHDIDGALIGSASNRRYLSGFVGSAGWLVISNQRACLAVDFRYVEQARRQAPDLEILYIKGDIGNWLDGLVVGMGIGKLGVESDHLPLTTYHSICRAAQSAKDNFQVIPVKGMIEKLRAVKDVEELLNIKKACAIADRSLEKIVPNIKSGLTEKQLAWQIESCIRQEGSEPLPFEIIVASGPNSALPHARPTNRPIEEGEPITIDFGARCNGYCCDITRTYVLGKMDEQFNKVYNTVLGTQTTAIALIKDGMSAGAADKLVRDMIDQAGYAECFGHGLGHGIGLDAHEWPRLGPIADDILLEKMVFTVEPGIYLPGWGGVRIEDTVTIDGGKALALTTAGKKSRLNGGLTS; from the coding sequence TTGAACCGACTGTCTTCATTGCGCGACACCTTCGCCACACACGATATAGACGGCGCGCTCATCGGCTCCGCCAGCAACAGGCGCTACCTTTCAGGATTTGTCGGAAGCGCGGGCTGGCTGGTCATATCAAATCAAAGGGCCTGCCTGGCAGTTGATTTCCGCTATGTGGAACAGGCCCGACGACAGGCGCCCGATCTCGAGATACTGTATATAAAAGGAGATATCGGCAACTGGCTGGACGGCCTTGTGGTCGGTATGGGTATCGGCAAGCTGGGCGTTGAATCCGACCACCTCCCGCTTACCACCTACCATTCCATCTGCAGGGCTGCCCAATCAGCCAAAGACAATTTCCAGGTCATACCTGTCAAAGGCATGATTGAAAAGCTGCGTGCTGTCAAGGATGTTGAAGAGCTCTTAAATATTAAAAAGGCCTGCGCAATTGCGGACAGGTCCCTGGAGAAGATAGTCCCGAACATTAAGTCCGGTTTAACTGAGAAACAGCTGGCCTGGCAGATCGAAAGTTGCATCCGGCAGGAAGGGAGCGAACCGCTGCCTTTCGAGATAATCGTGGCCTCGGGGCCAAACTCAGCGCTGCCACATGCCAGGCCGACGAACAGGCCCATTGAGGAAGGTGAACCCATAACTATTGATTTTGGGGCCAGGTGTAACGGCTATTGCTGCGATATAACACGCACCTATGTACTCGGAAAGATGGATGAGCAGTTCAATAAAGTCTACAATACGGTGCTGGGCACACAGACAACCGCTATTGCTCTGATCAAAGACGGCATGAGCGCCGGCGCTGCAGATAAGCTGGTCCGTGATATGATTGACCAGGCCGGATATGCGGAGTGCTTCGGGCATGGCCTTGGTCATGGCATCGGTCTGGATGCCCACGAATGGCCGCGCCTGGGACCGATCGCCGATGATATACTGTTGGAGAAAATGGTTTTTACTGTAGAGCCCGGGATCTACCTGCCCGGATGGGGCGGAGTCAGGATAGAAGATACCGTCACTATCGACGGAGGTAAAGCGCTGGCCCTTACCACCGCAGGTAAAAAGTCCCGTTTGAACGGAGGATTAACATCATGA
- the efp gene encoding elongation factor P, with amino-acid sequence MIDAGELKKGITIVLDGQLYQVLDYQHIKMGRGSAQIRIRLRDVKAGHIVEKSFQASEKFAKAFLERRQVQFLYNDGNLYHFMDNQNYEQMAVDKGLMGDTTNYLKENMNMELLMHKGVPIGVELPISVELKIAETGPGFKGNTASAGGKPAQLETGITIQVPFFINTGDTIRVDTRTGQYLERV; translated from the coding sequence ATGATCGACGCCGGCGAACTTAAAAAGGGCATTACCATCGTGCTGGACGGGCAGCTTTATCAGGTGCTGGACTATCAGCACATCAAGATGGGCAGGGGCTCAGCTCAGATCAGGATACGGCTGAGAGACGTCAAGGCAGGACATATAGTTGAAAAATCTTTTCAGGCCAGCGAGAAATTCGCCAAGGCCTTTCTGGAAAGGCGGCAGGTCCAATTTCTTTACAACGACGGAAACCTCTATCACTTCATGGACAACCAGAACTACGAGCAGATGGCCGTGGACAAAGGGTTGATGGGCGACACCACCAACTACCTCAAAGAGAATATGAACATGGAATTGCTCATGCATAAGGGAGTCCCCATCGGTGTGGAACTGCCTATCTCGGTGGAGTTGAAGATCGCCGAGACAGGCCCCGGCTTCAAAGGGAATACGGCCAGCGCCGGAGGAAAGCCCGCACAACTCGAGACCGGCATCACCATCCAGGTGCCTTTCTTCATCAATACCGGCGATACCATCAGGGTCGATACCAGGACCGGCCAGTATCTGGAGAGGGTCTGA
- a CDS encoding PHP-associated domain-containing protein — translation MIRADLHVHTRHSIDSYMSYEQLIEACQSKGINCIGVADHGTTLGAREMSKMAPIKIIICEEVRTPYGEIMGMFLHEDIPDKIPVDEAVKRIRDQGGLICIPHPYDMVRPSAFRKTKVLEKLADSVDIIEVYNSRSLFPGTEKRALSLARRHGTLISAGSDAHSPSELGYAIVEMQDFNSPQEFLASLKDATIHSRKSSPLIHFLSVTARVDKNINK, via the coding sequence GTGATCAGGGCAGACCTGCATGTCCATACAAGGCATTCGATTGACTCCTACATGTCATATGAGCAGCTGATCGAAGCCTGTCAATCCAAAGGTATAAACTGCATCGGCGTGGCCGACCACGGCACCACGCTGGGGGCCCGGGAGATGAGCAAGATGGCCCCGATCAAGATCATTATCTGCGAAGAAGTGCGCACCCCTTACGGCGAGATCATGGGCATGTTCCTGCATGAAGATATACCGGACAAGATACCCGTGGACGAGGCTGTAAAGCGTATTCGCGATCAGGGCGGGCTGATCTGCATACCCCATCCATACGACATGGTCAGGCCCTCCGCCTTCCGCAAAACGAAGGTTCTGGAGAAGCTGGCGGACAGCGTGGACATTATCGAAGTATACAATTCACGCAGCCTTTTCCCCGGCACAGAAAAAAGGGCGCTCAGCCTGGCCCGGCGTCACGGCACACTGATTAGCGCAGGGTCCGATGCCCACAGTCCATCTGAATTAGGCTACGCCATCGTCGAAATGCAGGATTTCAACAGCCCGCAGGAGTTTTTGGCTTCCCTTAAGGACGCCACCATACACAGCAGGAAGTCTAGCCCGCTGATCCACTTCCTCAGCGTAACCGCACGAGTGGACAAAAATATTAACAAATAG
- a CDS encoding formyltransferase family protein, translating to MLKIGWFSTARGDSSKKLLDTVVSAILNGGLDARIEFVFCSREAGESEKTDVFLSQVKQYSIPLVTSSVKKFAGNVRQQVGVREKELPWWRLEYDRQVMARLVDFRVDICLLAGYMLIVGHEMCSKFNMINLHPALPTGPKGTWQEVIWQLIKERATESGVMIHLVTPELDRGPVISFCRYPIRGDRFDALWNLVGERSVEEIKKCEGEDNALFKLIRQSGFIREIPLIIHTLRSFSQGKISIDSRKKLLDSSGQPLSGCELTAEIDREISR from the coding sequence ATGTTGAAAATCGGGTGGTTTTCTACGGCGCGGGGTGACAGCTCTAAAAAACTGCTGGATACCGTTGTCTCCGCAATCCTCAACGGCGGCCTGGACGCCCGCATCGAGTTCGTTTTTTGCAGCCGCGAGGCCGGCGAATCCGAGAAAACAGATGTTTTCCTGTCCCAGGTCAAGCAATACTCCATCCCGCTGGTGACCTCCTCGGTAAAAAAATTCGCGGGCAACGTGCGGCAGCAAGTAGGTGTAAGGGAGAAGGAACTACCGTGGTGGCGGCTGGAGTACGACCGGCAGGTTATGGCCAGGCTGGTGGATTTCAGAGTCGACATATGCCTGCTGGCGGGCTATATGCTGATCGTGGGTCACGAGATGTGCAGCAAATTCAACATGATCAATCTGCATCCTGCACTACCTACAGGTCCCAAGGGAACCTGGCAGGAGGTCATCTGGCAGCTGATAAAGGAGCGGGCCACAGAGTCGGGTGTTATGATTCACCTGGTCACACCTGAACTGGATAGGGGCCCGGTGATCTCGTTCTGCCGATATCCCATCAGGGGTGACCGTTTCGATGCTCTCTGGAATCTCGTAGGGGAGAGATCGGTGGAGGAGATCAAGAAATGCGAGGGCGAGGACAACGCTCTATTTAAATTGATACGGCAGAGCGGTTTTATCAGGGAAATCCCGCTTATCATCCATACGCTGCGTTCGTTCAGCCAGGGTAAAATAAGTATAGACAGCCGTAAAAAGCTGCTGGACAGCAGCGGACAGCCCCTATCGGGCTGTGAGCTTACCGCCGAGATAGACAGAGAGATATCCCGGTAA
- a CDS encoding ATP-dependent Clp protease proteolytic subunit, whose protein sequence is MERSPLNIIPTVVESSARGERFMDIYSLLLKERIIFLGTQVDDQVANVIVAQLLYLAREDPEKDISLYIHSPGGVVTAGLAIYDTMQLIQPDVSTICVGSAYSMGTVLLCAGAKGKRYALPNSTIHMHQGRAGTQGQITDIKIAAKEFERLDELVAKILSDHTGQSLEKIRQDTDRDIYFDTKQAVEYGLIDDVLSAAAKKDKK, encoded by the coding sequence ATGGAAAGGTCACCACTTAACATAATACCAACAGTAGTTGAGAGCAGCGCCAGAGGTGAGCGCTTTATGGACATTTATTCTCTGCTGCTTAAGGAGAGGATCATTTTCCTTGGCACGCAGGTTGACGACCAGGTAGCGAATGTTATCGTCGCACAGCTGCTTTATCTGGCCAGGGAGGATCCCGAGAAAGACATCAGCCTCTATATCCACTCACCGGGTGGAGTCGTCACCGCAGGGCTGGCTATTTACGATACCATGCAGTTGATCCAGCCGGATGTCTCCACCATCTGCGTGGGTTCGGCTTACAGCATGGGCACGGTTCTCCTGTGCGCCGGCGCCAAGGGCAAGAGGTATGCCCTTCCTAATTCCACCATCCACATGCATCAGGGCCGGGCCGGGACACAGGGACAGATAACCGATATCAAAATCGCCGCTAAAGAGTTCGAGAGACTGGATGAACTGGTGGCCAAGATACTTTCCGACCACACCGGCCAGTCACTGGAAAAGATTCGCCAGGATACCGACAGGGACATCTATTTCGATACCAAGCAGGCGGTGGAATACGGCCTGATCGACGACGTCCTCTCTGCCGCAGCCAAGAAAGACAAAAAGTAA